The Primulina huaijiensis isolate GDHJ02 chromosome 12, ASM1229523v2, whole genome shotgun sequence genome has a window encoding:
- the LOC140989437 gene encoding uncharacterized protein, with product MVREGIVLGHKISEKEIEVDRAKVDIIEKLPLPTNVKGIRGLIGHADHSALKYLLNKKEANPRLIRWILILQEFDIEIVDRKGTENQVADHLSRLEKPKEDGIIRRCIPVEEESSILAHCHSGPTGGHFGASKTATKILQAGFYWPTLFKDAYTYVLNCNECQRVGNISRRQEMPLNNILVCELFDVWRIDFMGPFLDSLGNKYILVAVDYVSKYGVTHKAATPYHPQTSGQVEVSNRKIKKILEKTVGSSRKEWASKLDDAL from the exons ATGGTAAGGGAAGGAATTGTCCTTGGTCACAAAATTTCTGAAAAAGAGATTGAAGTTGATAGAGCTAAAGTAGATATCATAGAAAAGCTTCCTCTCCCTACTAATGTTAAAGGAATTCGTGGTTTAATTGGGCATGCAG ATCATTCAGCTTTGAAGTATCTCTTAAACAAGAAGGAAGCAAATCCAAGATTGATTAGATGGATCCTTATACTGCAAGAATTTGATATAGAGATCGTGGATCGCAAGGGGACTGAAAACCAAGTTGCTGATCATCTATCAAGATTGGAGAAGCCCAAGGAAG ATGGCATTATTCGTAGGTGTATTCCAGTGGAAGAGGAAAGTTCTATACTTGCTCATTGTCATAGTGGTCCAACTGGAGGACATTTTGGGGCAAGTAAAACGGCCACAAAAATCCTTCAAGCTGGATTTTACTGGCCTACACTGTTCAAGGATGCATACACTTATGTTTTGAATTGCAATGAATGCCAACGTGTTGGTAATATTTCAAGGAGACAGGAAATGccattgaataatattttagtaTGTGAATTGTTTGATGTCTGGAGAATTGATTTCATGGGGCCTTTTCTAGATTCCTtaggaaataaatatattttggtggcTGTGGATTATGTATCCAA GTATGGGGTCACGCACAAGGCGGCAAcaccttatcatcctcaaactagTGGTCAAGTAGAAGTGTCAAATAGAAAGATTAAGAAAATTCTTGAGAAGACCGTTGGATCTTCGAGGAAAGAATGGGCTAGTAAATTGGATGATGCATTGTAA
- the LOC140989439 gene encoding uncharacterized protein: protein MEKACHFPVELEHRALWATKILNFDVQDTGDQHLLQLNELEEFRLDAFENAKIYKEKTKKWHDARIVHMEFESGQKVLLYNSRLKLMPGKLRSKWSWPFTVTEVFPFGVVEICGDSGNPFKVNGQRLKIFHEGIVEQEEPSTHLHDPT from the coding sequence ATGGAAAAAGCTTGTCACTTTCCTGTTGAACTAGAGCATAGGGCATTATGGGCtactaaaattttgaactttgatGTGCAAGATACAGGTGATCAACATCTTCTACAACTCAATGAGCTGGAAGAATTTCGTCTTGATGCATTTGAGAATGCAAAAATCTACAAGGAAAAGACAAAGAAGTGGCATGATGCAAGGATTGTGCACATGGAATTTGAGTCTGGACAAAAAGTACttctttataattctcgtttgaaACTCATGCCAGGTAAACTTCGTTCCAAATGGTCTTGGCCTTTTACTGTTACTGAAGTTTTTCCATTTGGTGTTGTAGAAATCTGTGGAGATTCTGGAAATCCCTTTAAGGTGAATGGACAACGATTGAAAATTTTTCATGAAGGAATTGTGGAGCAAGAGGAGCCGAGTACTCATTTGCATGATCCAACCTAA